Proteins from one Cellulosilyticum lentocellum DSM 5427 genomic window:
- a CDS encoding ABC transporter ATP-binding protein — translation MIEVTNLVKKYGKHTAVNNISFTVKEGEILGFLGPNGAGKSTTMNMLTGYLSSTSGTIKISGIDILENPIEAKKHIGYLPELPPLYVDMTVNDYLVFVAKLKKLPSKDLKTHINEVLERTELTHVQGRLIRNLSKGYKQRVGLASALIGSPDVLILDEPTVGLDPKQIIEMRNLIKELSEKHTIILSSHILPEISAICDSIMIINKGNMVALDTPENLKDLFSHNHLTTLRLRNTDEAFLSALRAIEGVTEVKELDSVEENTVELSLSSNRENDIREKIFEVCVTHHKPLLMMKSEDISLEDIFLKVTNQLNENSTTEDENAQDETSKGSMDEDTNPQEIGIKDMDSKDVNDSEENDTTHLVKEGAIDEDHTR, via the coding sequence TTGATTGAAGTAACTAACTTAGTCAAAAAATATGGTAAACATACTGCCGTCAATAATATTAGTTTCACTGTCAAAGAAGGAGAAATACTTGGTTTTCTAGGTCCTAATGGTGCTGGAAAATCTACAACAATGAATATGCTTACAGGGTATCTTTCTTCTACTAGCGGAACCATTAAAATTAGTGGTATTGATATTTTAGAAAATCCTATTGAAGCTAAAAAGCATATTGGATACCTACCTGAACTTCCCCCACTTTATGTTGATATGACCGTTAATGACTATCTTGTATTCGTTGCCAAGCTCAAAAAATTACCTTCAAAAGACTTAAAAACACATATCAACGAAGTATTAGAGCGTACTGAACTCACCCATGTTCAAGGACGTCTTATAAGAAATCTTTCTAAAGGTTATAAACAACGTGTAGGATTAGCTAGTGCTTTAATCGGCTCACCTGATGTACTTATTTTAGATGAACCTACTGTTGGCCTTGATCCAAAGCAAATTATTGAAATGAGAAATCTCATTAAGGAGCTTAGTGAAAAACATACTATCATTTTAAGTTCACATATCTTACCCGAAATTAGTGCTATATGTGACTCTATTATGATTATTAATAAAGGTAATATGGTGGCTTTAGATACCCCTGAAAACTTAAAGGACTTATTTAGCCATAATCATCTAACGACCTTACGCCTTAGAAATACTGATGAAGCATTCTTAAGTGCTTTACGTGCTATTGAAGGTGTTACAGAGGTAAAAGAGTTAGATTCTGTAGAAGAAAATACTGTGGAGCTATCACTTTCTTCTAATCGTGAAAATGATATTAGAGAAAAAATATTCGAGGTATGCGTTACTCACCATAAGCCTTTACTTATGATGAAATCTGAAGATATTTCCTTAGAAGATATTTTCTTAAAAGTAACTAACCAATTAAATGAAAATAGTACTACTGAAGACGAAAATGCTCAAGATGAAACTTCTAAAGGTAGTATGGATGAAGATACAAATCCTCAAGAGATCGGCATTAAAGATATGGACTCCAAAGACGTAAATGATAGCGAAGAAAATGATACAACCCATTTAGTGAAAGAAGGTGCTATTGATGAAGACCATACTAGATAA
- a CDS encoding ABC transporter permease — MKTILDKEFKAYFTSPIGYVFMAFFLLIFGFYFTAINIYNSYGDYTNVLAALSSLLLFAIPLVTMRLLSEEKKNRTDQLLLTSPIHVKDIVLGKYFAAVSLFAITLIITMVQPAILMFFGNIPVGKILTCYLGFFLLGSTLIAISLFISALTENQIISAIASIGLFLFLMLIDGLAVLIPKQRISSLVFLIIIVVLITLFIYFSIKDFYISGIIGLLGICGVVVTYNLNGSLFDGLCTKILQWFSLFSRFENFTYGLLDIGAIVYYLSFIFIFLFLTNQTIEKRRWS; from the coding sequence ATGAAGACCATACTAGATAAAGAATTTAAAGCCTACTTTACTTCTCCAATAGGTTATGTTTTTATGGCCTTTTTCTTGTTAATTTTTGGTTTTTATTTTACTGCAATCAATATCTATAACTCCTATGGTGATTATACAAATGTACTTGCTGCTTTATCTAGCTTATTACTGTTCGCCATACCTCTTGTAACGATGCGTCTTTTATCAGAGGAAAAGAAAAATCGTACAGACCAATTACTACTAACAAGTCCAATTCATGTGAAAGATATTGTACTTGGTAAATATTTTGCTGCTGTATCTTTATTTGCCATTACTTTAATCATTACAATGGTACAACCAGCTATATTAATGTTCTTTGGAAATATCCCAGTAGGTAAAATATTGACCTGCTATTTAGGTTTCTTTTTATTAGGTTCTACTTTAATTGCTATCAGCTTATTTATTTCTGCACTTACTGAAAATCAAATCATTTCAGCTATTGCTTCTATTGGACTCTTTTTATTTTTAATGCTTATTGATGGCCTAGCTGTACTTATTCCAAAGCAAAGAATTTCTTCTCTTGTTTTTCTAATCATCATCGTTGTGCTGATTACTTTATTCATTTACTTTTCTATTAAAGATTTTTATATTAGTGGTATCATCGGCCTCTTAGGTATATGCGGCGTTGTTGTGACTTATAACTTAAACGGAAGTCTCTTTGATGGGTTATGTACCAAAATCCTTCAATGGTTTTCTCTCTTCTCTCGTTTTGAAAACTTTACATACGGTTTATTAGACATTGGTGCTATAGTCTATTACTTATCTTTTATCTTTATCTTCTTATTCTTAACCAATCAGACTATAGAAAAGCGCCGTTGGAGCTAG
- a CDS encoding GldG family protein — protein MKKTKSNYLRYGGYATLLTLMVIAITIVLNVIVTDLNFKIDTTAEKLYSLSANTEKVTKALKTPVNIYVLEETGKETAGLKEILNKYDKLNSNLTVTYKDPILYPTFANAYKKTSSSTVTAGSVIIENGDTGKYKVLSQTDLYGTTATDTSGVTLSSITIENAITNALGYVSTDVDGTIYYTSGHNELAIPTALKDASERANLTLTELDLLTAEMPSPDNSIVLVFSPHTDFTQEEIKKLTDFLDQGGKAMLFMDANMPELTNYNELLSYYGIAHEQGVVIETDSNYSLTSYPTYLLPAMVSHDITNSLTQSKLPVVVPFTSGIKNLNNARNGVTLTPLLSSSDQSYLKKNINPSTYEFEDGDINGPVILACAVEENNTLDAQNPINTRLFVMADSFFLDDQMVSLDSTGNKEFLTNAFGWLFSIDNSYAIEAKTLENYNLRSISSSQLIIFGGLTMVVIPLVILILGITVWVKRRHL, from the coding sequence ATGAAGAAAACAAAAAGTAACTATTTACGCTATGGTGGCTATGCTACTTTACTTACCTTAATGGTTATTGCTATTACCATTGTACTTAATGTCATTGTAACTGACCTTAATTTCAAAATAGATACAACAGCAGAAAAGCTCTACTCCTTATCTGCTAATACAGAAAAAGTAACTAAAGCATTAAAAACACCTGTTAATATTTATGTTTTAGAAGAAACAGGCAAGGAAACCGCTGGTCTTAAAGAAATCTTAAATAAATATGATAAGTTAAATAGCAACCTTACTGTTACTTATAAGGACCCTATTCTTTATCCTACCTTTGCTAATGCTTATAAAAAAACTAGCAGTAGTACTGTTACTGCCGGTTCTGTCATTATAGAAAATGGAGATACTGGTAAGTATAAGGTGCTATCTCAAACTGACTTATATGGCACAACAGCTACTGATACTAGCGGCGTTACTTTAAGTAGTATTACTATCGAAAATGCTATTACGAATGCTTTAGGTTATGTTTCTACGGATGTTGATGGTACGATTTATTATACAAGCGGGCATAATGAACTCGCTATTCCTACCGCACTTAAAGATGCATCTGAACGTGCAAATCTTACACTGACAGAACTAGACTTATTAACTGCCGAAATGCCTTCACCAGATAATAGCATTGTCCTTGTCTTTTCACCTCACACAGATTTTACACAAGAAGAAATCAAAAAACTCACTGATTTCTTAGATCAAGGTGGGAAAGCAATGCTTTTTATGGATGCTAATATGCCTGAGCTAACAAACTATAACGAACTCCTTAGCTATTATGGCATTGCCCATGAGCAAGGTGTTGTCATTGAAACTGACAGCAATTATTCCTTAACCTCTTATCCAACTTATCTGTTACCTGCTATGGTTTCACATGACATCACAAATTCATTAACACAAAGTAAATTACCTGTCGTTGTACCATTTACTTCAGGTATTAAGAATTTAAACAATGCACGAAACGGTGTTACCTTAACGCCTCTTCTTTCTAGCTCAGATCAATCTTACTTAAAGAAAAATATCAATCCTAGTACTTATGAATTTGAAGACGGAGATATCAATGGTCCTGTTATCTTAGCTTGTGCTGTTGAAGAAAATAATACTTTAGATGCCCAGAATCCAATTAATACAAGATTATTCGTTATGGCAGATTCATTCTTCTTAGATGATCAAATGGTATCTTTAGATTCTACTGGTAATAAAGAATTTCTTACTAATGCTTTTGGCTGGTTATTCTCTATTGATAACAGCTATGCTATTGAAGCCAAAACACTTGAAAATTATAATCTCCGCTCAATAAGTAGTTCTCAGCTTATTATCTTTGGCGGTTTAACCATGGTTGTTATTCCATTAGTTATTCTTATTTTGGGTATCACAGTCTGGGTTAAAAGGAGACATTTATAA
- a CDS encoding DUF4340 domain-containing protein — MKKIRTLVLTLVIFLLLIAALFFVKLKKQEPASTSEPTSTAAATIKVIDLKMDDIKEITVADATQSLTYIPEGGAWHLQGHEEVPINEENLNYKCERILQVEASRSVDQSNLQDFGLEKPVQTVTYTLKDGNILELLIGTRTQDTTNAYVKLNTQDSPIYLVSSLIINSFVSNINDLRDTKLEEYDTAQVTGLTVKGRDIDEMQISLATEQNSLMTNYVLTTPSLNQVAVDGSVFKESVQKLPVLEAQDFIADGVTDLSPYGLDDPQLHLIINVTETDNTTKESSTRTLDYIWGNELDDGKIAFMKTGDKSVYAMDSSFLSPLLESLDPFKLSYKWIALVGIDTVKAVDLHLPDGDYHFTLDQDNTAYTLNDKAIEESKFKDLYTALIDIKADTLVTDTSIPANDQPAIYFTYTFKDGSTKSVNFYSYTNHSLLSTLNDTMTVSCSLKQFTHLEQLITEALSTLK, encoded by the coding sequence ATGAAAAAAATACGCACACTTGTACTTACACTTGTTATCTTTCTACTTCTTATAGCTGCCCTCTTTTTTGTTAAATTAAAAAAACAAGAGCCTGCTTCTACAAGTGAACCTACTAGTACGGCTGCAGCTACCATTAAGGTGATTGACTTAAAGATGGATGATATAAAAGAAATTACCGTTGCTGATGCCACCCAAAGCTTAACTTATATTCCTGAAGGAGGAGCGTGGCATTTACAAGGGCATGAAGAAGTGCCTATTAATGAAGAAAATCTCAACTATAAATGTGAGCGTATCCTTCAAGTGGAAGCTTCTCGCTCTGTAGATCAGTCCAACTTACAAGACTTTGGTTTAGAGAAACCGGTTCAAACCGTTACTTATACTTTAAAAGATGGTAATATACTAGAACTTTTAATAGGGACAAGGACCCAAGATACCACTAATGCCTATGTTAAATTAAACACTCAAGATAGTCCTATCTATCTTGTCTCTTCACTTATCATTAACTCTTTTGTAAGTAATATTAATGACCTTAGAGATACTAAATTAGAAGAATATGATACAGCTCAAGTTACAGGCCTAACTGTCAAAGGTCGTGACATTGATGAAATGCAAATTTCATTAGCCACGGAGCAAAATAGCTTGATGACAAACTATGTATTAACAACCCCATCACTTAATCAAGTGGCTGTAGATGGGAGTGTCTTCAAAGAATCAGTACAGAAGCTTCCCGTTCTTGAAGCACAAGACTTTATAGCTGATGGTGTAACTGACCTAAGCCCCTATGGCCTTGATGACCCACAGCTGCATCTCATAATTAATGTCACTGAAACAGACAACACAACAAAAGAATCTTCTACACGTACCTTAGATTACATTTGGGGTAATGAATTAGATGATGGAAAAATTGCATTTATGAAAACAGGGGACAAAAGTGTTTATGCTATGGATAGCAGTTTCCTATCACCGCTTTTAGAAAGCCTTGATCCTTTTAAACTTTCTTATAAATGGATTGCTTTAGTAGGAATTGATACAGTTAAAGCTGTAGACCTTCATTTACCTGATGGCGATTATCACTTCACACTGGACCAAGATAACACTGCTTATACCTTAAATGATAAAGCCATTGAAGAAAGTAAGTTTAAAGATTTATATACAGCACTTATTGATATTAAAGCTGATACCCTGGTTACAGACACTTCCATTCCTGCTAATGATCAGCCGGCCATTTACTTTACTTATACTTTTAAGGATGGTAGTACAAAATCCGTAAACTTCTACTCATACACTAATCACTCCTTATTAAGTACACTTAATGATACAATGACAGTAAGCTGCTCGTTAAAACAATTTACTCACCTAGAACAGCTTATTACAGAAGCTTTATCCACTTTAAAATAA
- the glmM gene encoding phosphoglucosamine mutase, with amino-acid sequence MGKLFGTDGVRGVANTELTGKLAYQLGQAGAYVLTKETKRQPKIIVARDTRISGTMLEAALVGGICSVGAKAISIGVVPTPAVAYLVRELGADAGVMISASHNPLEFNGIKFFNSEGYKLRDELEDEIENLILTRSDNIPMPTGENVGTWDMDHSVIEKYIDFVCNTIPGDLKGLKVLVDCANGAASEVAPIALERLGADIEIIHHKPNGININKLCGSTHMGDLQSQVVGRGMQAGIAFDGDADRCLAVDEKGIMIDGDQILSIVGLDMKACGTLKRDTIVATVMSNLGFTIMSKEKDINLIQTRVGDRYVLEKMLKHGYNLGGEQSGHVIFLDHNTTGDGLITAIQLLYVMKKTGKPLSELKECMQIFPQVLVNAHVKNENKYAYLDEPEIQAVIEALEEKFKGEGRVLIRPSGTEPLVRVMIEGKDKAVIEEEAKKLATFIEEKCGE; translated from the coding sequence ATGGGAAAATTATTTGGAACAGATGGTGTTAGAGGAGTAGCTAATACTGAGCTTACAGGAAAATTAGCTTATCAATTAGGTCAAGCTGGAGCTTATGTTTTGACAAAAGAAACTAAAAGACAACCAAAGATTATTGTTGCAAGAGATACACGTATTTCAGGCACAATGTTAGAGGCAGCTTTAGTTGGAGGTATTTGCTCAGTTGGAGCAAAAGCTATTTCTATCGGTGTTGTACCAACTCCTGCAGTAGCTTATCTTGTAAGAGAATTAGGTGCAGATGCAGGTGTTATGATTTCAGCATCTCATAACCCATTAGAGTTTAATGGTATTAAGTTCTTCAATAGTGAAGGCTATAAATTACGTGACGAACTAGAAGATGAAATTGAAAACTTAATCTTAACAAGAAGTGATAATATACCAATGCCTACAGGAGAAAATGTAGGAACTTGGGATATGGATCATTCTGTTATTGAAAAATATATTGACTTTGTATGTAACACCATTCCAGGAGATTTAAAGGGCTTAAAGGTACTTGTGGACTGTGCTAATGGTGCAGCATCAGAGGTAGCACCTATTGCACTTGAAAGATTAGGTGCAGATATTGAGATTATTCATCACAAACCAAATGGTATTAATATCAATAAGCTTTGTGGTTCAACACATATGGGAGATCTTCAAAGTCAGGTAGTTGGTAGAGGTATGCAAGCAGGTATTGCTTTTGATGGTGATGCAGACCGTTGTTTAGCAGTAGATGAAAAAGGTATCATGATTGATGGTGACCAAATCCTCAGCATTGTTGGTTTAGATATGAAAGCTTGTGGCACATTAAAACGTGATACAATTGTAGCTACAGTAATGAGTAATCTTGGTTTTACTATTATGAGTAAAGAAAAAGATATTAATCTTATCCAAACTAGAGTAGGTGACCGCTATGTACTTGAAAAAATGCTTAAGCATGGCTATAACCTAGGAGGAGAACAATCAGGACATGTGATTTTCCTTGATCATAATACAACAGGAGATGGGCTAATTACAGCTATCCAACTTCTTTATGTGATGAAGAAAACAGGTAAACCTTTATCAGAACTCAAAGAATGTATGCAAATCTTCCCTCAAGTATTAGTCAATGCTCATGTGAAAAATGAAAATAAATATGCATACCTTGATGAACCGGAAATTCAAGCAGTTATTGAAGCCCTTGAAGAAAAGTTCAAAGGGGAAGGGCGTGTACTTATTAGACCTTCAGGTACAGAGCCACTTGTACGTGTTATGATTGAAGGTAAAGATAAAGCAGTTATTGAAGAAGAAGCTAAGAAGTTAGCTACCTTTATAGAGGAAAAATGTGGCGAGTAG
- a CDS encoding ROK family protein: protein MLFGALEAGGTKIVCAIGNENGEIFEQISIPTETPEITLTKIAAYFKKHPIEALGIGSFGPIDLDKTSPTYGFITTTPKLAWANCNLVEYFKKELCCPIGFDTDVNASALGEVTWGSAKGLNSSIYITVGTGIGVGVYQNGSLAHGMLHPEAGHILLAKHPEDSYKGKCPYHGTCLEGLASGPAIEDRWGQKAINLVSEMKVWQLEAYYLAQAIVNYILILSPKRIILGGGVMHQTQLFPLIRKQVKELLGGYIQTKELDDLDTYIVPAGLNDNQGIMGCLELARLSI from the coding sequence ATGTTATTCGGTGCATTAGAAGCAGGTGGTACCAAAATAGTGTGTGCCATTGGAAACGAAAACGGTGAAATTTTTGAACAGATTTCTATTCCTACAGAAACTCCTGAAATTACTTTAACTAAGATTGCTGCTTATTTTAAAAAGCATCCTATTGAAGCCTTAGGTATAGGTTCTTTCGGTCCTATTGATTTAGATAAGACTTCTCCTACCTATGGTTTTATCACTACTACCCCAAAATTAGCATGGGCAAATTGCAATTTAGTGGAGTATTTTAAAAAAGAATTATGCTGCCCTATTGGCTTTGATACTGATGTTAATGCTTCCGCTTTAGGAGAAGTAACCTGGGGCTCTGCCAAAGGTTTAAATTCTAGCATTTATATCACAGTTGGAACAGGGATTGGTGTAGGTGTTTATCAAAACGGCTCGCTTGCTCATGGTATGCTGCACCCTGAAGCTGGCCATATTCTGTTGGCAAAACATCCAGAGGATTCTTATAAGGGCAAATGCCCTTATCACGGTACTTGCCTAGAAGGTTTAGCATCTGGTCCTGCTATTGAAGATCGTTGGGGGCAAAAAGCCATTAACTTAGTAAGCGAAATGAAAGTATGGCAGTTAGAAGCTTATTATTTAGCACAAGCTATCGTTAACTATATCCTTATCTTATCTCCAAAGCGTATTATATTAGGCGGTGGTGTTATGCACCAAACACAACTTTTTCCTCTCATTAGAAAGCAAGTAAAGGAGCTACTTGGTGGATACATCCAAACTAAAGAACTCGATGATTTAGATACCTATATCGTACCTGCTGGTTTAAATGATAATCAAGGCATTATGGGTTGTTTAGAATTAGCTCGACTCTCTATTTAA